The Candidatus Nitrosocosmicus franklandus genome contains a region encoding:
- a CDS encoding universal stress protein has protein sequence MSNQRSKLLLCVDGSDGSLKAARKALEIAKTDGYDIIAIHVLYLPLSISISPLVWEKDYKENLKQVHHWLEDIIIETKNYGINVEVQVQQTDSSIVEKIVDFAKKNKVELIVIGSTGKSKITRMLVGSVAQGVMTYAHCSVLLVR, from the coding sequence TTGTCAAATCAACGTTCAAAATTACTGCTCTGTGTGGACGGTTCTGATGGCTCGTTAAAGGCAGCCAGAAAGGCACTGGAAATAGCCAAAACAGATGGTTATGACATAATAGCTATACATGTTTTGTATCTGCCTTTGTCTATTTCTATTTCACCTCTCGTTTGGGAGAAGGACTATAAAGAAAACCTTAAGCAAGTGCATCACTGGCTTGAAGACATTATCATAGAGACAAAGAATTACGGAATTAATGTAGAGGTCCAAGTCCAGCAGACCGATTCGTCAATTGTAGAAAAAATAGTAGATTTTGCCAAAAAGAACAAAGTAGAGTTGATCGTGATAGGAAGTACTGGAAAATCCAAGATTACAAGGATGCTTGTTGGAAGTGTTGCCCAAGGCGTGATGACGTACGCACATTGCTCAGTGTTGTTGGTAAGATGA
- a CDS encoding alpha/beta fold hydrolase translates to MNNNANPNHIKGVRDIDSNADVSPNIDHYHNKSGLLEAYVDTIASSIEFYSRLNSAFIDALSVPFKDAREEIKEIKREVMDDERNLLFLNYHQQQELYKKTEKIILSKIHDKFDTNFREKTFVISLSEFIESYCNLAKITGAGLLYQQVSNLNAYWNNTFVEPIRDIMYRTPSHKIHSENKYSLFHYDIPQDDREGRARDAEEIEKQRRISQHTNLTTRDEYTTASVRTPLLIVYAFINRNYILDLLPNFSIVRNFQKQGFDVYATDWGTPSAFDKELTIGHYVDNYLVNAVDYILKHSNSEKVSLLGYCWGGDLALMYTSLYPEKIKNIVTFATPGDFSIDNNLLSVWTKGINADTIVDTFGNIPGEFINSSFLLRSPIDILHKYPHFFLEGGKPKDLESIMQFFATETWLYDSPPIIGEIYRQFVDDCYKKNLLIKNEMIIDGDKKIDLRKIKHPFLNVIAKKDDLVDPESSRAINNAIGSVDKSIIEFDSGHVGACISSRAHQQLWPKVGDWLKTR, encoded by the coding sequence ATGAATAATAATGCCAATCCAAATCATATCAAAGGAGTTAGAGACATAGACTCCAATGCTGATGTTTCTCCTAATATTGATCATTATCATAATAAATCTGGATTATTGGAAGCTTATGTTGATACCATTGCTTCTTCGATCGAGTTCTATTCGAGATTAAATAGTGCATTTATCGATGCGCTTTCCGTACCATTTAAGGATGCTAGAGAGGAGATAAAGGAAATCAAAAGGGAAGTTATGGATGATGAAAGAAATTTGTTGTTTCTTAACTATCATCAACAACAAGAACTTTACAAGAAGACTGAAAAAATAATACTTTCTAAGATACATGATAAATTTGATACCAATTTTAGAGAAAAAACCTTTGTAATTTCTCTTTCCGAATTTATCGAAAGCTATTGCAACCTTGCAAAGATCACAGGTGCTGGACTATTATATCAACAAGTGTCCAATCTAAATGCTTATTGGAATAACACTTTTGTCGAGCCGATAAGGGATATAATGTACAGAACTCCCTCTCACAAAATTCATTCTGAAAACAAATATTCTTTGTTTCATTATGATATTCCTCAAGATGATCGTGAAGGACGAGCAAGAGATGCGGAAGAGATCGAAAAACAAAGGAGAATCTCACAACACACGAATCTTACAACACGCGATGAATATACTACTGCATCTGTTCGTACACCATTACTGATTGTCTATGCTTTTATCAACAGAAATTACATATTAGATCTGCTTCCAAATTTCAGTATAGTCAGAAACTTTCAAAAGCAAGGTTTTGACGTATATGCAACAGATTGGGGAACACCTAGCGCGTTTGATAAAGAGCTTACTATAGGGCATTACGTTGACAACTATCTTGTCAATGCAGTTGATTACATCTTAAAGCATTCTAATTCAGAAAAGGTTTCATTATTGGGCTATTGCTGGGGGGGAGACTTGGCCCTCATGTATACATCGCTTTATCCTGAAAAAATAAAGAATATCGTAACATTCGCGACACCGGGTGATTTTAGCATCGATAATAATCTTTTAAGTGTATGGACAAAAGGCATTAATGCCGACACTATTGTGGATACATTTGGAAATATACCTGGAGAGTTTATCAACAGCTCTTTTTTACTTAGAAGTCCAATAGATATTTTGCATAAATATCCTCACTTTTTTCTAGAGGGTGGCAAGCCTAAAGACCTCGAATCCATAATGCAGTTTTTTGCAACAGAAACATGGCTGTATGATAGTCCTCCCATAATAGGTGAGATATATAGACAATTTGTAGATGATTGCTACAAGAAAAATCTTCTGATAAAAAATGAGATGATAATAGATGGAGATAAAAAAATTGATTTGAGAAAAATTAAACATCCCTTCCTAAATGTGATAGCAAAAAAGGATGATTTAGTTGATCCTGAATCAAGTAGAGCAATAAATAATGCAATAGGGAGTGTGGATAAATCAATTATAGAATTTGATTCGGGGCATGTTGGAGCTTGTATAAGTTCCAGAGCCCATCAACAATTATGGCCCAAGGTAGGTGACTGGTTAAAGACCAGATGA
- a CDS encoding DDE-type integrase/transposase/recombinase — translation MNTRNRTPSKYVYYGLHLYFSGLSLRKTSERLSYCIKRNHVTIWNWIQKYQPKIIKTKQRRICEFIVDETLLKVGSEYTWLWVAIDAKSKEILSLSISKERNMFVAERFLSNIVRDYGKHPVSTDGGTWYPMACQFLKLEHHLHSSYEKNLIERTMQYIKDRTESFDDYFPCRLKNCKLKHVKNWLNLFVDYHNKELKPVN, via the coding sequence ATGAATACTAGAAACAGAACACCTTCAAAATATGTGTATTATGGCTTACATTTGTACTTTTCAGGTCTTTCTCTTAGGAAAACATCTGAAAGATTATCATACTGTATCAAACGAAATCATGTCACTATCTGGAACTGGATTCAAAAGTACCAACCTAAGATTATCAAGACAAAACAAAGAAGGATATGTGAATTCATTGTAGATGAAACATTGCTTAAGGTTGGTTCAGAATACACGTGGTTATGGGTTGCAATAGATGCGAAAAGTAAGGAAATTCTCTCACTATCCATTTCTAAGGAGAGAAACATGTTTGTTGCGGAACGGTTTCTGTCAAACATAGTCAGAGACTATGGAAAGCATCCAGTTTCAACAGATGGTGGTACTTGGTATCCCATGGCTTGTCAATTCCTTAAATTAGAACACCATCTCCATTCCTCCTATGAAAAAAACTTGATTGAAAGAACAATGCAGTATATCAAGGACAGAACTGAAAGTTTCGATGATTACTTTCCCTGCAGGCTAAAGAACTGCAAACTAAAACACGTAAAAAACTGGTTGAACCTGTTTGTCGACTATCACAACAAGGAATTAAAACCTGTTAACTGA